The Cohaesibacter gelatinilyticus genome contains a region encoding:
- a CDS encoding WecB/TagA/CpsF family glycosyltransferase yields MSEQLDIHRQEKKKTMVNQAITLGGLPITVASCDSAARDMIETALRYRGQNRPPQYVTSANGQVLSMCAAQPEIRTLFEQADIIHADGEPMVKFSRLMCETGLPERVATTDLVHNTANLAQKQDVTFYFLGAAQDVIEAAVANVQKAYPNLKFAGFRNGYISPDQEEDVLAEINAAAPDILWIGMGVPLEQSFIVRNRHKLTNVGVIKTSGGLFDFLSGRNKRASEWMQNWGLEWAYRTWLEPKRLAWRYLTTNPHALLLLLTRSR; encoded by the coding sequence ATGTCGGAGCAGTTGGACATCCATCGACAGGAAAAGAAGAAGACCATGGTCAATCAAGCAATCACCTTGGGCGGTCTGCCCATCACAGTCGCCAGCTGTGACAGTGCGGCCCGGGATATGATTGAGACGGCATTGCGATACAGGGGGCAGAACCGCCCACCGCAATATGTGACGTCGGCCAATGGTCAGGTTCTTTCCATGTGTGCTGCCCAGCCAGAAATTCGAACTTTGTTTGAACAAGCGGACATCATCCATGCCGATGGTGAGCCGATGGTGAAATTCTCCCGCCTGATGTGTGAAACGGGCTTGCCGGAGCGTGTCGCGACCACTGATCTGGTGCACAACACCGCGAATTTGGCACAGAAACAAGATGTCACATTCTATTTTCTGGGGGCGGCTCAGGACGTGATTGAAGCCGCCGTCGCCAATGTTCAAAAAGCCTATCCAAATCTGAAATTTGCCGGTTTTCGCAATGGCTATATCTCACCGGATCAGGAAGAGGACGTTTTGGCCGAGATCAATGCAGCAGCACCAGATATCCTCTGGATTGGCATGGGTGTACCATTGGAGCAGAGTTTCATTGTGCGCAACCGCCACAAACTGACCAATGTGGGTGTTATCAAAACATCCGGCGGTTTGTTTGACTTCCTCTCTGGTCGTAACAAACGCGCTTCCGAATGGATGCAGAACTGGGGTCTGGAATGGGCCTATCGCACCTGGTTGGAGCCCAAGCGTCTGGCTTGGCGGTATTTGACCACCAACCCCCATGCCTTGTTGCTCTTGCTTACGCGTTCACGGTGA